The bacterium genomic interval ACCATTTTTACTATTGTAATTGATGGATTTTTGGATATACAGTTTCCTGACAAAAAGATAAAAATCCTTTTTTCACATAAACTAACTGCCGACGAAATAATAAGAGAAATACTTGAACACAATATACAAAAAAACATCGCAAGAACAATAGTATCAAATGATAGAGAAGTTCAAGCCTGCGGTATAATACTTGGTAGTAAAGTGTTAAGCATTGACGGTTTTATACAGTTAATATGCCCACCAACACCAAAAACAACAACAAAACACCAAGATAAATCGTCTTTAGATGTCAACAAAATTCAGATAGAAGATGAACTTAAAAAATTTTACGAAAGTAAAGGGGAAAAAGAATGACAACAAAACTTGAAAAGAAACTTAAAACGCTCTTTGATAAAGAAGATGCCGTTAGAGAAAAATCTTTAAAATTATCTC includes:
- a CDS encoding NYN domain-containing protein, whose amino-acid sequence is MEYIIDAYNLIKSSFLKKYEGDQKNRGVDILLYMLSEYRRKHPSTIFTIVIDGFLDIQFPDKKIKILFSHKLTADEIIREILEHNIQKNIARTIVSNDREVQACGIILGSKVLSIDGFIQLICPPTPKTTTKHQDKSSLDVNKIQIEDELKKFYESKGEKE